From the genome of Seriola aureovittata isolate HTS-2021-v1 ecotype China chromosome 6, ASM2101889v1, whole genome shotgun sequence, one region includes:
- the LOC130170553 gene encoding uncharacterized protein LOC130170553, protein MEDPESLEDTLPEEEREFQRIIALIGGKERIYLVSDACQSKEVDADDAGILQELIRDMFHSSSHANSNRQPCSFNSSNHDDAASATHGCSKTEAAKCNEIPMTVRPKGLDLRACPRGEDRQKEKRPTHNGNAQRTATRRANIYSLKRAIDSPIIIFIFRQTFVSKDSNEVCLKEILKDVKARTKRATIARPALIGLIRARQESAETHQCVQLLESLIRSVFYKHPPETIWAGCFIPKTEDKILSIKQNTCRVIHSSQTADNTGDRGNPLFWPFQCLFWPQRRGAGGQANNSAITRQRGDTGSVEEGTPLKISSITVGRHVDGEAAGGNS, encoded by the exons ATGGAAGACCCAGAGTCCCTGGAGGACACTCTGCccgaggaggagagggagttTCAGAGGATTATAGCCCTGATCGGTGGCAAAGAGAGGATTTATTTGGTCAGCGATGCCTGTCAAAGTAAAGAGGTGGACGCGGATGACGCCGGCATATTGCAGGAGTTGATACGTGACatgtttcacagcagcagccacgCGAACAGCAACAGACAGCCCTGCTCCTTTAATTCAAGCAATCACGACGACGCTGCAAGTGCAACCCACGGCTGCAGCAAGACAGAGGCAGCCAAATGTAACGAAATACCTATGACAGTGAGGCCCAAGGGTTTGGATTTGAGAGCGTGCCCGCGGGGAGAGGACAGGCAGAAGGAGAAGCGGCCGACGCACAACGGCAACGCTCAGAGGACAGCAACGAGGAGGGCAAACATTTACAGCCTAAAGCGAGCGATAGACTCTcccatcatcattttcatcttcagaCAGACATTTGTCAGCAAAGATTCCAACGAAGTGTGCTTGAAAGAGATCCTGAAGGACGTGAAGGCACGTACGAAACGTGCCACAATCGCCCGACCAGCCCTGATTGGATTAATACGCGCCAGACAGGAGAGCGCCGAGACGCATCAGTGTGTGCAACTCCTGGAGAGTCTAATCCGCTCAGTGTTCTACAAACATCCGCCGGAGACAATATGGGCCGGTTGTTTCATCCCAAAGACAGAGGACAAAATTCTCAGCATCAAGCAAAACACGTGCAGAGTCATACACTCATCTCAAACAGCAG ATAATACGGGGGATAGAGGGAACCCGCTTTTCTGGCCATTCCAATGTTTGTTCTGGCCTCAACGAAGAGGAGCCGGAGGCCAGGCCAACAACTCTGCAATCACCAGGCAAAGAG GTGACACAGGAAGTGTAGAGGAAGGCACCCCTCTGAAAATCAGTTCCATTACTGTTGGACGTCATGTGGAtggagaagcagctggaggGAACAGCTGA
- the htr2b gene encoding 5-hydroxytryptamine receptor 2B isoform X2, which produces MSQAVAALLGTNSSRSGEESGVELKWAALLIVMVIIPTIGGNILVILAVSLERKLQNATNYFLMSLAVADLLVGLLVMPIALVTVLYSIAIPIPIKGLKDYHLTTNVTFNINHTCLLKTDTFREFIMFGSLAAFFIPLTIMMVIYLLTVQVLRKKVYLLKSKVSQRFSYPTVSTVFQREHGVTSPQAEQLKMLDSRLPRMQEKSNTGTTNSPTGDEMSFRRMSTIGKKSMQTLSNEQRASKVLGIVFLLFVVMWCPFFITNITSVLCTSCDVNVIARLMEIFVWVGYVSSGINPLVYTLFNKTFRQAFARYITCNYKSCASHRPGRHPRASNADRTFARISFRSSMAENSKLFMKRGMKNGIGAVSYQSPLRCRQTPAQSSTGVVLDTILLTENEDGKQEEHVSCV; this is translated from the exons ATGTCTCAGGCAGTCGCGGCTCTACTCGGGACTAACAGCTCACGGTCAGGAGAAGAGTCCGGGGTTGAGCTGAAATGGGCTGCCCTGCTTATTGTCATGGTCATCATCCCCACTATCGGAGGTAACATCCTGGTCATTCTTGCTGTGTCCCTTGAAAGGAAGCTGCAGAACGCCACCAACTATTTTCTGATGTCACTTGCTGTGGCTGATCTGCTGGTGGGACTCCTAGTGATGCCCATTGCCCTCGTCACTGTTCTCTACA GTATCGCAATCCCGATTCCAATTAAGGGGCTTAAGGACTACCATCTAACCACAAATGTCACCTTCAACATTAACCACACATGCCTGCTGAAAACAGACACCTTCCGGGAGTTTATCATGTTTGGCTCCTTGGCAGCATTTTTCATCCCTTTGACCATCATGATGGTCATCTACCTGCTTACTGTCCAAGTGTTGCGCAAAAAGGTTTATTTGCTCAAGTCAAAGGTGAGCCAGCGCTTTAGCTACCCGACAGTCTCCACAGTTTTTCAAAGGGAACATGGTGTGACCTCACCTCAAGCAGAGCAACTGAAAATGCTAGACAGCAGACTTCCCAGGATGCAAGAAAAATCAAACACGGGAACAACGAACTCTCCTACAGGAGATGAAATGTCCTTTCGCAGAATGTCAACAATAGGCAAGAAGTCAATGCAGACTCTGAGCAATGAGCAGCGTGCCTCAAAGGTGCTAGGCATAGTCTTCCTTTTGTTCGTGGTAATGTGGTGCCCTTTCTTCATCACTAATATTACCTCTGTGCTGTGCACCAGCTGTGATGTTAATGTAATCGCTCGCCTCATGGAGATCTTTGTTTGGGTTGGTTATGTGTCATCAGGTATCAACCCACTTGTCTACACCTTATTCAACAAAACCTTCAGACAGGCATTCGCGCGTTATATTACCTGTAATTACAAAAGCTGTGCAAGTCATAGGCCAGGAAGGCACCCAAGGGCTTCAAATGCAGATCGGACCTTTGCACGGATTTCATTCAGGTCTTCTATGGCAGAAAACTCTAAACTGTTCATGAAACGGGGAATGAAGAATGGCATTGGAGCAGTGAGCTACCAAAGTCCACTAAGGTGCCGGCAAACACCTGCACAGTCATCCACTGGTGTTGTGTTAGACACAATCCTtctgactgaaaatgaagatgGTAAGCAGGAGGAACACGTTAGCTGTGTATAG
- the htr2b gene encoding 5-hydroxytryptamine receptor 2B isoform X1, whose protein sequence is MSQAVAALLGTNSSRSGEESGVELKWAALLIVMVIIPTIGGNILVILAVSLERKLQNATNYFLMSLAVADLLVGLLVMPIALVTVLYNSGWPLPEFLCPIWLFLDVLFSTASIMHLCAISLDRYIAIKKPIQHSQYKSRAKAMVKIALVWLISICIAIPIPIKGLKDYHLTTNVTFNINHTCLLKTDTFREFIMFGSLAAFFIPLTIMMVIYLLTVQVLRKKVYLLKSKVSQRFSYPTVSTVFQREHGVTSPQAEQLKMLDSRLPRMQEKSNTGTTNSPTGDEMSFRRMSTIGKKSMQTLSNEQRASKVLGIVFLLFVVMWCPFFITNITSVLCTSCDVNVIARLMEIFVWVGYVSSGINPLVYTLFNKTFRQAFARYITCNYKSCASHRPGRHPRASNADRTFARISFRSSMAENSKLFMKRGMKNGIGAVSYQSPLRCRQTPAQSSTGVVLDTILLTENEDGKQEEHVSCV, encoded by the exons ATGTCTCAGGCAGTCGCGGCTCTACTCGGGACTAACAGCTCACGGTCAGGAGAAGAGTCCGGGGTTGAGCTGAAATGGGCTGCCCTGCTTATTGTCATGGTCATCATCCCCACTATCGGAGGTAACATCCTGGTCATTCTTGCTGTGTCCCTTGAAAGGAAGCTGCAGAACGCCACCAACTATTTTCTGATGTCACTTGCTGTGGCTGATCTGCTGGTGGGACTCCTAGTGATGCCCATTGCCCTCGTCACTGTTCTCTACA ACTCTGGCTGGCCTCTTCCGGAGTTCCTCTGCCCCATATGGCTCTTCCTTGATGTGCTGTTTTCTACTGCATCCATCATGCACCTATGCGCCATTTCACTGGATCGCTACATTGCCATCAAGAAGCCAATCCAACACAGTCAGTACAAATCCAGAGCCAAAGCGATGGTGAAGATCGCACTGGTGTGGCTCATATCCATTT GTATCGCAATCCCGATTCCAATTAAGGGGCTTAAGGACTACCATCTAACCACAAATGTCACCTTCAACATTAACCACACATGCCTGCTGAAAACAGACACCTTCCGGGAGTTTATCATGTTTGGCTCCTTGGCAGCATTTTTCATCCCTTTGACCATCATGATGGTCATCTACCTGCTTACTGTCCAAGTGTTGCGCAAAAAGGTTTATTTGCTCAAGTCAAAGGTGAGCCAGCGCTTTAGCTACCCGACAGTCTCCACAGTTTTTCAAAGGGAACATGGTGTGACCTCACCTCAAGCAGAGCAACTGAAAATGCTAGACAGCAGACTTCCCAGGATGCAAGAAAAATCAAACACGGGAACAACGAACTCTCCTACAGGAGATGAAATGTCCTTTCGCAGAATGTCAACAATAGGCAAGAAGTCAATGCAGACTCTGAGCAATGAGCAGCGTGCCTCAAAGGTGCTAGGCATAGTCTTCCTTTTGTTCGTGGTAATGTGGTGCCCTTTCTTCATCACTAATATTACCTCTGTGCTGTGCACCAGCTGTGATGTTAATGTAATCGCTCGCCTCATGGAGATCTTTGTTTGGGTTGGTTATGTGTCATCAGGTATCAACCCACTTGTCTACACCTTATTCAACAAAACCTTCAGACAGGCATTCGCGCGTTATATTACCTGTAATTACAAAAGCTGTGCAAGTCATAGGCCAGGAAGGCACCCAAGGGCTTCAAATGCAGATCGGACCTTTGCACGGATTTCATTCAGGTCTTCTATGGCAGAAAACTCTAAACTGTTCATGAAACGGGGAATGAAGAATGGCATTGGAGCAGTGAGCTACCAAAGTCCACTAAGGTGCCGGCAAACACCTGCACAGTCATCCACTGGTGTTGTGTTAGACACAATCCTtctgactgaaaatgaagatgGTAAGCAGGAGGAACACGTTAGCTGTGTATAG